The following proteins are encoded in a genomic region of Dasypus novemcinctus isolate mDasNov1 chromosome 3, mDasNov1.1.hap2, whole genome shotgun sequence:
- the LOC101430155 gene encoding small ribosomal subunit protein uS10-like, which yields MAFKDTGKTPVEPEVAIHRIRITLTSRNVKSLEKVCADLIRGAKEKNLKVKGSVQMPTKTLRITTRKTPCGEGSKTWDRFQMRIHKRLIELHSSSEVVKQITSVSIEPGVDVEVTIADA from the coding sequence ATGGCTTTTAAGGACACTGGAAAGACCCCCGTGGAACCAGAGGTGGCTATTCACCGTATTAGAATCACCCTGACCAGCCGCAACGTGAAGTCTCTGGAGAAGGTGTGTGCTGACTTGATTAGAGGCGCTAAGGAAAAGAACCTCAAAGTGAAGGGATCAGTTCAGATGCCTACCAAGACTCTAAGAATCACTACAAGGAAAACTCCTTGTGGTGAAGGTTCAAAGACTTGGGATCGTTTCCAGATGAGGATCCACAAGAGACTCATTGAATTGCACAGTTCTTCTGAGGTTGTTAAGCAGATTACTTCCGTCAGTATTGAGCCAGGAGTAGACGTTGAAGTCACCATTGCAGATGCTTAA